The sequence CAAGGACATAAATGCATTGATGTATTTCGGAAGAAATACTAATCCATTGTCTGAGCGAAGTGTCTGGTATCCTGCAAATTTGTCGACCAGACGACCACTCTGAAATCCAAATGTCTTGAATACTTCAAATGGTGCTTCCACAGAAAGACAGTTCACATTCATCACGCCCGTCTTTTTGATGACATGGTGTGAGTAATTTGCTTTGTTGATATTCACTGCCACACGGTTCGGATTATCTGTAAGCTGTGTCACTGTATTGACGATCAGTCCGTTATCTTTCTCCCCGTCATTGGAAGTCACAACATAAAGTCCATATCCTATCTTAAACAATGCTGTCAGATCATTTTTATTCGCTTTTGTGTCAGACTGTGCAACATATTCTTTACACAATTCCTCCGCCATACCTTCGAGCTGATCCATATTATCACTATTAAGCGAAGACATGATCTTCACATTATGCTCAAGCCAGGAAATGTTTTTACTCTTTTCAAACATTTCCTTCATCACTTTTGCGGCGAGTGGCGCCCAGCTTCCATTTTCGATCAGTCCGATTGTGCGATTTTGGTAATTCCGCTCTGTCAAATGCTCAATAAATGTCTTCATAAACGGAAAGATATCAGCATTGTATGTCGTTGTCGCCAGCACAAGTTTTCCGTAACGGAATGCATTTTCCACTGCTTTTGACATATCCTCACGGGCAAGGTCACATACAACTACTTCAGGGCATCCTTTCTCGCGCAGTTTACTCTCCAACACTTCCACCGATTTTTTTGTATTTCCATAAATCGATGTGTAGGCAATCATCACGCCCTCTGATTCCACCTCATACGAAGACCATGTATTGTATTTTCCGATATAATGTGAAAGATTTTCTTTCAAAACAGGTCCATGCAGCGGACAAATCATCTGAGTATCCAAATTCTGTGCCGCCTTCAGCACGTTCTGCACCTGCATTCCGTATTTTCCGACAATA comes from Coprococcus phoceensis and encodes:
- a CDS encoding flavin reductase, coding for MKVTNDIIYVGVNDHQTDLFEGQYAVPNGMAYNSYVIRDEKVAVVDTVDVKFAHEWLDNVGAALGGTKPDYLIIQHMEPDHSANIYNFMKIYPDTTIVGNAKTFTMIANFFRDMDLDEKKLEVKNGDTLTLGKHELQFLFAPMVHWPEVMLTYDSYEKVLFSADAFGKFGALDVEEDWDDEARRYYIGIVGKYGMQVQNVLKAAQNLDTQMICPLHGPVLKENLSHYIGKYNTWSSYEVESEGVMIAYTSIYGNTKKSVEVLESKLREKGCPEVVVCDLAREDMSKAVENAFRYGKLVLATTTYNADIFPFMKTFIEHLTERNYQNRTIGLIENGSWAPLAAKVMKEMFEKSKNISWLEHNVKIMSSLNSDNMDQLEGMAEELCKEYVAQSDTKANKNDLTALFKIGYGLYVVTSNDGEKDNGLIVNTVTQLTDNPNRVAVNINKANYSHHVIKKTGVMNVNCLSVEAPFEVFKTFGFQSGRLVDKFAGYQTLRSDNGLVFLPKYINAFMSLKVEQYVDLDTHGMFICTVTEARVMSDKETMTYTYYQKNVKPKPQTEGKKGFVCVVCGYIYEGDVLPDDFICPLCKHGVADFEPIS